GAATGCCGTGTCCGATGCGCATCAAATAAGGCAATAACTCGGGATAACAACCATCTGTTGTTTCGTAAAGATGTCCAGTTGTATTGAGATTGAGTGATCGCGCATAATCATACAATGCGATAAACTCGTCAAGTCTTTCTTTGTAGTGAGTATCACCCCCCGCTACATCGATCGCACAAACATAATCTCGACTTTGAACCGCCAAATTCACAATCGCCTTATTTACCTCATACGGAAGTCGCGAGTGCATACACAGAATTTGACTTGTGACGATTGGATACTCTGGCACTCGACTTGCTTTCCCGACAACTGCTACAATTTCTGCCATCTGGTCAATGCGCTCTGATTGACTCAAATGGTCGGGCGTACGCAAGTAAGGCGTGTAGCGCAATTCTAAATAAGCAAGGTTCTCAAAGATATAAGCACCACGCATCAAGCGATAAATAAAATATGGCAATGTCTCTACGCTTTGTACGCTTTCTACCAGTGTATGGAGTTCTAGATACTCATCGAGTGTGTTGCGCGGTTTTGTATAAAACTCTTCAAACTCTTGATACTCAGGAAATTTTTGTCCTAGATTGGTTGAATGACGTTGAAAG
This is a stretch of genomic DNA from Chroogloeocystis siderophila 5.2 s.c.1. It encodes these proteins:
- a CDS encoding adenosine deaminase; the protein is MALYAELHRHLGGSVVPRVLWRYFQRHSTNLGQKFPEYQEFEEFYTKPRNTLDEYLELHTLVESVQSVETLPYFIYRLMRGAYIFENLAYLELRYTPYLRTPDHLSQSERIDQMAEIVAVVGKASRVPEYPIVTSQILCMHSRLPYEVNKAIVNLAVQSRDYVCAIDVAGGDTHYKERLDEFIALYDYARSLNLNTTGHLYETTDGCYPELLPYLMRIGHGIQIPLSHPELLSELARRNQCLEVCPTTYLKTGTLEDLRQLKIVFDRCFDAGVDIAICTDNAGLHNVRLPFEYENLLTQDIIDFQQLKACQNAAFRHAFAWPYGSQPPASLLHGLLQPEAPALAESVSN